The following nucleotide sequence is from Drosophila simulans strain w501 chromosome 3L, Prin_Dsim_3.1, whole genome shotgun sequence.
AATAATTGATGTCCATTTTAGCCTCCTTACGCACCTGCACAATTCTCAGGCTTAATCCAGTATCCTTGGCCAGATTCTCTCTCACTTTTCGACAGGGTTTCGGTGAGACTTCGAAGGAGGCCTTGAAAGCTCGTCTTTGCTGCGTGTTTAGAATGGTTCTCGGTCGCTTGGGTCCTCTTCGTCCATCCAATTTGGGCGGGAAAAGCTCATCGCCATAGAAATCTACATAGTTATATGATTATCATTGGGAACCGATTTCGAATAGGGCCTTTACCCACCGTATCCCTGTAGCATCTCTACCTCCTTCTCGTAGTCGAAGCGGCAGAAGAGCTGTCCCTGCTTGACCACGTACTGCTCCCCCTTCTTCAGCAGAGCTCCACACACTACGCAGGCGAAGCACTTCAGATGGAAGACGTTCTCGTGGCATCGCATCACCAGCTCATCGGCGGCGATTTTAAGGCCACAGCCAAGGCAATGATTGCGGATGTAGAGTCTGCGGTGGAgcaagaatataaatatttactcaaatgatttaagataactcatattatacatatattaagcTGTTTCCATTTTAAAGTAACTGCAACGCACACGGAGTTCAGTAATCAGGACTCACCTCTCGTAGTCGACGCGGCAGTAGAGCTTGCCCTCCCTCGCGTAGCAGGAGTGGACCAGGTGCAGCGAGCAGGCGGTGCACTTGAGGCAGCCCTCGTGGAAGGAGTTCTCCACCACGCGCATGATGTAGCGATCGCAAATGGGCTGGCAGCAGTGGGCGCACTGGCTCAGCTGCGGCGGTGCCATGGCCAGGCCCAGTTCCATGCCCATGCCGGAATTGGAGGCCATTCCCAGAGGCGCTTGCGGTGTGTTGGATGCCGATGGAGGTGCTGCCGGCGTGGCAAAGCCGTCCATTCCATTGAGGCTGCACTCGCCCAAAGTGATGCGGTTGCAGTGTGCATGGTTGGGTGGTCCCGGACCATGTCCTGTTCCTGTTCCCATTCCGGTTCCTGTGCCCGTACCCATGCCCATCGGTTGCTTGTTTAtggccatgttgctgctgttgctgctgttggtgctgctgctgctgctgttgtggttACTGCAACTTCCGTTGACATTTCTGCTGACTGACGCCATTTTGTCATTGTGGGCTACTCCGGCTTTGGCACTCGCACTCCTTCCGGCTGCCACCAGCaccgatgttgctgctgtcgttgGTGTTGTTAACATGCGTTCATTTCCGTTCAACAGCAGTTGATTGAGGCCCCCGGTTTGCGGCAGTTGGCCAGCAcccagttgctgctgttgacatTTTATGTCCATCGGAACTATTTTGGTTTTGCGGTCGTGTCGTTGGTCCAGATCAGCCCACCACCGCCCCAAAGGAACATGCAAATGAGAAACATTtcagttatttttattttcaatgtggCCGAGAGCCCCCCTCAATTTACAACTATGGTCCGGGCATCAGGCATAAAAAGGGTTCCCGTTTTTGCGGGCAGGACCAATGTCCATCTGCCTCGCACTGTGACCATAACCGTTTCGAGTTGTAGTAAATTTGTGGTTTTGCAATTATTGAAATGACTTTTCCACCAACGAAAagagtgtgagtgagtgtgcgaCTGCACTCGAAATTCCCCGAAATGCCATGCGAAATGTGGCATGTAAAAAATACGaccaacgtggcgtatgcgtaaccGATGCGTATGTGCGATTGTTTGGCTTGGTGGCAAAAAATTACTGTACATTTGCGGTGCTGACTGGTTGGCTTTTTGTGCCTTGTTGTCTcaatttatggcaaattgCTGAAATTTCAACGTAATTTGTTTCGAGCTTCCAGCTTTTGTGCtcctctctgtgtgtgtgtgcgtgtgtatgacgttcattttgtttggtttttcccTTGCTTTCACTAGTGTGCGTTTcgcatgcgtgtgtgtttgtcatTCCGCATTTGAGTGATTTAAATGTGTACgtaatttcattaaatgtttgcaaaaataatatctGGTATGCCAATTTATGCCAGAAATATGCCCAGAATGTTAAAGTATTCCAGCCATCGTTTACATTAACAATTTTGCTACACCTCTTGCACTGATTGACGTGAATTGCTTTAGAACAGCTTGCACTCAGTTTGTTCTGCccaatggcaaataaatgcgaaaatacAGTACATTTAATTGGactgcatttaattgccatttggATGCAGAAAAACTATGCTAAAAAAATagctgggaaaatggaaagcaaatAGTGTTTTGTCAACCAATTAAGCGATTTATAAAATAgtcagcaaatatttttgtgacTTTAGTACTCTAGATGAAATTTAAATCAGTTTTTGCCtgatttatataaaatatatcgaaCTTTACTGTTTTGAGAATCAATATGATATTGCTCTCTAAAAAAAACACTTAGAAATTGAATTGTAAACTTACATTAGTAGTACTAACATTTTTTAAGGCatacatttctttttatatatatttaataatgaatCAAAATTCATTTATGTGTAACAAAATAGTGCTGACATATGTATTATGCTCGTGTCGTATTTTGGCttaataaacttttcaatATGCTACTTATTCATAGCAACTGAAGTCTCCAGCAGTGTTTAGCTCTTTTTCCAAAGGTCCTGATCTCCCCACCCCGATACCCATTAACTTGTGACACTTGGAACTGCGGGGAGCTATTTCCTAAGATGTGCAGCGGAATAATCCGCTCAACAACCACACCTGTTACACTTTTAGTGCTCTGTCATTGCCATTTGACATTCGAAAATATTCCAACATGTTTGCCGGACATGTCGGAGAATAGAGCTCGAGGATTTTGGGACGACAAGTGTAAAGCCGACATTGATAGCACTTCCACTTGCCCACGCTCTAATTAGATTCTAATGTGCAGTGGAAATCGAGGGGCGGGTTGGAAATGCCACCCCTTGCAGTGCTCATAACTATGTAGATTATAAACGAATTTCAATGAATCCGGGGGCTAACCGAGGGCATTTAGCTGGCGGATTTCCACCCTTACGGAAAATATGCTCGGGCTTAGCAAATAAGCATGAGGATGAGGCTGCTGGAGGGGATCAGGATTTCGGTTTCGTCGGCTGGCGGCATATGTTGGCAGTCGACGACAGTGAGTGGGTGAGCGGAAACCCTTGGAAATGCTTGCCAGGATGTCGGCTGCGCTGCCAGGATGCTGTGTGCTGCCTCCGCATCCGCTGTCAGTTGCCAGCAGTTCGCTCGGCAGCAACTGACAGCGCTTTATTTAATCGGATTTGAGCAGACAATAGAGTTATGGTGCCATTGCCGTTTTGTTGTGCCAGCAATCGCAGCGCAAATGCTTTGTTTTGGCCTAATCTCTGACAGAAGTCAAAATTTGCTTTGCTCTGGAAAATATGTTGTAATTTTCATTGGCTTTCAGCCAGGAGGATTCGAGTGGGCGTTTGTGCAGTCGGTCATATGCATACTTGCCACTCTGGGTGCTAAATATCTATCTTTGAAGGCAGATTGCAACAAAAGTGTTGAGTTGCAATGTTTAAACTTGGGATTTGTGTTGTGTGAAATAGAATTTAGtaggaaaatggcaaattttCACAAATAATTCATCTTTGGCTTATTATAATTTCAtgaaaaaatgtgcaaaactTATTTATGCTGCTTTTAAGTTAGTATATTTAAAGACTATTCAACTGAATACCATTTTTATAACATGTGCTGATCTCTTTGAATgttataaatcaaaatcacTATATGGCAAAACTAAAATCCActttaaaccatttaaaaatgtagtaaaaataaaatccactttaaaccttttaaaaatgtgcaaTTATGATATAATTGTGATATAACATGATGGCTTATAACTAATTCACTTATCTAAAGGTATTTGATTTGAGCTAATCACTctctgcaaatatttaagctatTATTAAACTAGAGTAAAAGTGAATGAAATTTCTGCACTCTTCTacttcaatatatttatatgccatAAAATAAAGAGCACtatttaacataaataacaaactGATAGAAAAATGCCGACGGGATTGAGAATGTTGGGTTTGTAAAGCCGTCGGTTATTGGAATCAGTTTAAACTTCATATTCCTTGGGCTTGCCAATACTTACACATTCCGATCTGCATGGGATGATGTTCGTCGATCATTTTGGAATCGTTCAGTTCGGTATAGAAAAACTATATAATCACGTTCACAGACATTAATGCAATTTTCTCAAGGCTTTTCACGCGTTTTTCCTACGTATCTTTGCACATTTTGTGAGCACAGCTATAAGGATGCCTAAGGACACATTTGGGGACTCGAAATGCAGTTGGCAACTGTTGTTTTGGGGCGGCCAGTATCGGACTTCTGACCTGGCCCTGTTACGAAACGCGATGCTTGAATGATTACGGACCTCTGATGTTAAtgaaatttgttaaaaatcatttgctcttctttggccaaatgcaCAAGCATCTGCTGCCGAGATAGGAAATTCTCTCCAACCCGAAGGAGAAGTGCCCACTGTGcgtctgtgtatgtgtgcgtgtgcttgtgCGCCATTTTATGGCACATCCTGTGCTCCCATATCCTTTTTGGCTCCATCCCCCTTGCAGGCCATTGAGAGCCAGCCATTTGCCTTTCCCCAGCTTCCGTGAGATTCGCCAG
It contains:
- the LOC6737803 gene encoding LIM homeobox transcription factor 1-beta translates to MIDEHHPMQIGMFPMDIKCQQQQLGAGQLPQTGGLNQLLLNGNERMLTTPTTAATSVLVAAGRSASAKAGVAHNDKMASVSRNVNGSCSNHNSSSSSTNSSNSSNMAINKQPMGMGTGTGTGMGTGTGHGPGPPNHAHCNRITLGECSLNGMDGFATPAAPPSASNTPQAPLGMASNSGMGMELGLAMAPPQLSQCAHCCQPICDRYIMRVVENSFHEGCLKCTACSLHLVHSCYAREGKLYCRVDYERLYIRNHCLGCGLKIAADELVMRCHENVFHLKCFACVVCGALLKKGEQYVVKQGQLFCRFDYEKEVEMLQGYDFYGDELFPPKLDGRRGPKRPRTILNTQQRRAFKASFEVSPKPCRKVRENLAKDTGLSLRIVQVWFQNQRAKVKKIQKKAKQEPPSKGASDSQDSQESLDSSLATKIKDEAHSDSESQLESPYSTTSDGLTRMRCTIKDEQEQVPFNCMETNKENCNKNSEPILNTILGLSYATFQQLMGPFAQTPMINPIDRLYSMQSSYFRPEELQSYGECGVKDSMDH